The genomic stretch ggttagagagagagtgagagagagggtgagagagagtgaggttagagagagagtgagagagagagagagtgagagtgagagggaggagatgagaggaggagcGAGGAGAGATGAGCAGTCAGGAGTCAGATGAGtgagaggagatgagagaggAAGGTTAGAGAGAGTGAGGTGAGAGAGGTTGATGACgagaggagtgagagagagagaggagagagggagagagagagagattgagagagagagagggtgagagagtgagaggggtgagagagagagagagagagggagagagagagagagagagagggtgtgagagagagagagagagtcagagggtgagagagagagagaggttagagagagagtgagagtgagagagagggtgagagagagagtgagagagggagagagagagagtgagagggtgagagagtgagagggtgagagagagagagagggtgagagagagagagagagattagagagagggtgagagagagtaagagagggtgagagagagtgagagagagagggtgagagggcgagagagagggtgagagagagagagagggagagagtcagagggtgagagagagaggttagagagagagtgagagagggtgagagagggtgagagagagagagggagagagagagagtgagagagagagagggagagagagagtcagagggtgagagagagagagagagagagtgagagagagagagggtgagagagagagagagagagagtgagagggtgagagagaggttagagagagagtgagagagtaagagagggtgagagagagtaagagagggtgagagagagagggtgagagagagggtgagggggcgagagagagggtgagcgagagagagtgagagagagggtgagagagagaggttagagagagagagagagtgagagagggtgagagagagtgagagagagagagagggagagagagagagtgagagggtgagagagagagagaaagagggtgagggggcgagagagagggtgagagaaagagagagggagaaagagagagggtgagaaacggtgagagagagagaggttagaGAGAagttagagagagagggagagagagggggcgagagagagagagggtgagagagagggtgagagggcGAGAGAGACACATGTGAGACACAGGGACTGTACCAGAGATCTTCACTCTCTTGACAGTCTTGGTGGAGTTGTTGGTGACGTGGACGTTGACGCTGATGGGCTCTCCATGGTAataaagctgcagagacacagacagtaGATCCAGATTACTTCAAGTATAAaacctctgagtgtgtgtctgtctgtgtgtgtgtctctgtgtgtgtgtgtgtctctgtgtgtgtctctgtgtgtgagtgtgtctgtgtgtgtgtgtgtgtgtgtgtgtgtgtggtgtctgtgtctctgtgtgtgtgtctgtctgtggtgtgtgtgtgtgtgtgtgtgtgtctgtgtgtgtctctgtgtgtgtgtctgtgtctctgtgtgtgtgtctgtctctgtgtctctgtgtgtctgtgtctctgtgtgtgtgtgtgtgtgtctctgtgtgtgtgtctgtctctgtgtgtgtgtgtctctgtgtgtgtgtgtctgtgtgtgtgtctctgtgtgtgtctgtgtgtgtggtgtgtgtctgtgtgtgtgtgtctgtctctgtgtgtgtgtgtgtgtgtctgtctctgtgtgtgtctgtgtgtgtgtgtctgtctctgtgtgtgtgtgtgtctgtgtgtgtgtgtgtgtctgtctctgtgtgtgtgtgtgtgtgtgtgtctgtctctgtgtgtgtctgtgtgtgtgtctctgtgtgtgtctctgtgtgtgtctgtgtgtgtgtgtctgtctctgtgtgtgtgtgtgtgtgtctgtctctgtgtgtgtctgtgtgtgtgtgtgtgtgtctgtgtgtgtgtgtctgtctctgtgtgtgtgtgtgtgtgtgtgtctgtgtctctgtgtgtgtctctgtgtgtgtgtctgtctctgtgtctctgtgtctgtgtgtgtctgtgtgtgtctctgtgtctctgtgtgtgtctgtctctgtgtctctgtgtctgtgtgtgtctgtgtgtgtatgtctgtttgtgtctgtgtgtgtctctgtgtgtgtgtctctgtgtgtgtgtctctgtgtgtgtgtctctgtgtgtgtgtctctgtgtgtgtgtctgtctctgtgtgtgtctgtgtgtgtatgtctgtgtgtgtctgtgtgtgtgtgtatgtgtgtgtctctgtgtgtgtgtctctgtgtgtgtctctgtgtgtgtgtctgtgtgtgtgtctgtctctgtgtgtgtctctgtgtgtgtgtctctgtgtgtgtctctgtgtgtgtgtctgtgtgtgtgtctgtgtgtacctcCTTGTCTAGAGAGGCCTCTAGATGCAGGGATCTATCTGACATCAGGAAGCTGCGGGTCGTCTCCACCATGGGCTGAGGGCCCGGCTTCTCCGGAGCGTACTGAACCTTCCTGATGACCAGACGCACCGAGTTCCTGTAAACACCACACGATGACATCACGTCAGCTGCTCgccacagcagacacactccTGAAGGACAGCCGAGCCACACGTTCAGCCAACTGATCAAAGACTGATCCTTCACACCGGTACTTATCCAGCAGCGCCCTCTGATGGTCAGACCCGGCCTCTACATAAAGTTACTTATCCAGCAGCGCCCTCTGATGGTCAGACCCGGCCTCTACATAAAGAGGACTGTTGTTGGTCGGTCCCTGCTAAACACGCCCACTTCCTgaggactctgattggctgcctgcTCTCAGCCTGGACTCACCTCTTGTGAATCTTCTCTTCTATCGACTTGGCACAGAACGCTCTGATCTCAAAGTCCACGCCGCaggcctgcagagacacacagttacacacgaGCGCACAACCACGGCCACAAACtacactgaagtgtgtgtggtACATCAGAGGCTGcatcacctctgtgtgtgtgtgaacagccatgtttgtgtgtgttcacacacacaaacatggctgtTCTGCTTCTACCTGAACATCACAACTTATTTAAGTCAGTGTCACACTGACgtacacagtctgtgtgtgtgtgtgagcgtgtgtgtgtgtgtgtgtgtgtgagcgtgtgtgtgtgtgagcgtgtgtgtgtgtgtgagcgtgtgtgtgtgtgtgtgtgtgagcgtgtctgtgtgtgtgtgtgtgtgtgagcgtgtgtgtgtgtgtgtgagcgtgtctgtgtgtgtgtgtgtgtgagcgtgtgtgtgtgtgtgtgtgagcgtgtctgtgtgtgtgtgtgtgagcgtgtgtgtgtgtgtgagcgtgtctgtgtgtgtctgtatctgtgttagtgtctgtgtgtgtgtgtgtgtgtgtgtgtctgtgtgtgtgtgtgtctgtatctgtgttagtgtctgtgtgtctgtgtgtgtgtgtgtgtctgtatctgtgttagtgtctgtgtgtctgtgtgtgtgtgtgtgtgtgtgtgtgtgtgtgtgtgtgtgtctgtgtgtgtgtgtgtctgtatctgtgttagtgtctgtgtgtctgtgtgtgtgtgtgtgtctgtatctgtgttagtgtctgtgtgtgtgtgtgtgtgtgtgtgtgtgtgtgtgtctgtgtgtgtgtgtgtctgtatctgtgttagtgtctgtgtgtgtgtgtgtgtgtgtgttaccttccCAGTGTCCTCTGGTCCGGGTTGTAAAGTGACTGAACAGGGGAGGTTCTGAGGAATCTGAAGCAGCAGGAAGAAAACAgacagtgtgtttatgttcatcacagacacacacagacacacacagacacacagacacacacagacacacacagacacacacacacacacagacacacacagacacacacagacacacactgttcagGTGCATTAACAGTGagacaggtcacatgacctgcgGGCTGTCACAGGGTGTTGTAACGAGCCGCTCAGTGCTTCCTGTTCCTGTCTCTGAGGCAGGAGCAGGAGCCTCAGGTGGGCTCTCACTCACGGTGAAGTAGAAGGGGTGTGCGTGCTGGCCGAGCTTCTTCAGCAGCCTCTCCTGCAGCCGGCTGTTGGGTTTGCGTTCCTCAGGCACCGGAGGGAAGGcctgaccaacacacacacacacacacacacacacagtccagcaTCATTACTGTGATCATCATCTCCATGGTTaccagtgtcagtgtgtgagcgcTGATGTCTAAACAGTAGCTAAATCACAGCTAGGTCGCTAACCAGCCCAGCCCTCACTACCCCGACTAGACACCAAGCATTAGCCACATTAGCTTCACCGTTCCATGGCTTCTAGCTGGATGTGGCGGCTCTGACCTGGAAGGTGGAGATGTACAGATCCTTCCGGAATGACAGACCCAGCACGTCCAGGTCCTCACGGCCATATCGGAACGCACAGGTCAGAGTGACGAAGACTACAGGGAggaagagtgagagagtgagcgCCACACGAAGCTGAGACCGTACATCGAGCAGCACGCCGCCGCTGACAGCGGGCGTCCCTTGTTGGGTGAGGCGCCTACCTTTCCTGTCCTTCAGGTACTCGGGGTCGACGAGGATGACTCCATCTgccaacacacagctgagtcaGCACAAAGTTCAGGCTCTCGGACGCACCTGAGACACCCCTAACACCACTCACCTACGGGGTCCACGTGATCCAGGTGATCCACAAAGTCCCGCTTTCCCAGGTACACCGTCACCTGCACACAACCAATCACAGGCCTCCTGTTAGCGTGTTATGTAGCCAATCACAGCACCGCAtcgctgatgatgtcactgctgtctCCTGTAGTCCGTCATGTAAACACTCCGACCGTGGTGAAGCTTTGATGTCTCTATGACTGTATTCATACTCCGGAAGGTgtgttttaattacatttgtgtgagtgtgtgtcttgaAGTGTTGTGGACCTGTGTGGTCCTGGTGTTCTGACACTCACCTTACAGTTGGGGCTGGACTTCTTAAAAACtctgaggagaagaagaagaagaagaagaagaagaagaagaagaagaagaagaagaagacgtgcGTCAGACAAACAGTGACAAAATAAAGTGAGGAAGTGTCTCAGCTTCCTGCCATGGTGAAATAAACTGCTCCACACTGAGGGGAAGTGGTTTATGACCTGGGTTATTATGGGATGTTGTGGTATGGTGACAGTGCAGGTAGGCTGGTGTGACCTCGGTAAAATGTTCCGGCCCTCACAGGCGGCGGCCATTTTAAGATCAATAACTGTCCCCATGACAGCTGCTCCAGACTCAGACCCTCAGGCCCCTCGACACCGGACCAAACCCACTAACATGGCGTCAGTGTGAAGGGTACAGCCAGCGTTCAGGTCCCCTGACTCAGGGACTCTGGTGTTAGTTCACAGCCTGCAGATGGACCCAGATGTCCAGATGTTACAGAGTAGGAGAGGCCTCGGTGGACTAACTCATACTGAAGTATGAACCTGAACTTCACAGGTGTGAGCAGCCTGTTAGTCACATGGTCACTTCCTccaataaccacacacacaggaagcaacAAGCAGCGGTTTGTCACCCTAATGATGAGCGACATGAAACTAACATCTCTGCCTGAAGAGCAGCAGTGAtgttcagcttcctgtcagAGCAGCTCCACGCTTACACCGCCTCAGACGCTGTGACGGCGTAACGACAGCCCCACGCCCAGGGTGATGCTGGGCTGCACACACGGCCGAGGTCTATCGCAAGCCAATCACATCACATTTCACCAGTACTTTAAACGCCGTTTGTTTATGTCGTACGCCACAGAAAACGCCAATTTCACACCATATGCCGTATGGCGTGAAAATggcgttttcacagtttaacgttttctaatattctgatgatctccgccccataactgcTCAGCCACCGGGTCACTCTGTATCAGCCTGTCAGCAGAGAAGAGGGACGGACCGCCTGATCAGCACCGACCTGCTCTGCTGCCTCACTTTGGTGATGCAGCGGCGTGCGACGTAAAAAACGGCGTTTTAAGTACTGGTGAAATGTGCTATGATTGGCTTGCGATAGAGGTCCTGCCTGTCTG from Parambassis ranga chromosome 14, fParRan2.1, whole genome shotgun sequence encodes the following:
- the LOC114445898 gene encoding arrestin red cell isoform X2 is translated as MGDKAGTRVFKKSSPNCKVTVYLGKRDFVDHLDHVDPVDGVILVDPEYLKDRKVFVTLTCAFRYGREDLDVLGLSFRKDLYISTFQAFPPVPEERKPNSRLQERLLKKLGQHAHPFYFTIPQNLPCSVTLQPGPEDTGKACGVDFEIRAFCAKSIEEKIHKRNSVRLVIRKVQYAPEKPGPQPMVETTRSFLMSDRSLHLEASLDKELYYHGEPISVNVHVTNNSTKTVKRVKISVRQYADICLFSTAQYKCPVAQLEADDQVSSSSTFCKVYTLTPTLDKNREKRGLALDGKLKHEDTNLASSTIVKDVTNKEVLGILVSYRVKVKLVVSRGGDVSVELPFILMHPKPVEPPLSRPQSAVPEMDPPIDTNLIEFDTNISQDDDFVFEDFARLRLKGVVDDKDEDC
- the LOC114445898 gene encoding arrestin red cell isoform X1 translates to MGDKAGTRVFKKSSPNCKVTVYLGKRDFVDHLDHVDPVDGVILVDPEYLKDRKVFVTLTCAFRYGREDLDVLGLSFRKDLYISTFQAFPPVPEERKPNSRLQERLLKKLGQHAHPFYFTIPQNLPCSVTLQPGPEDTGKACGVDFEIRAFCAKSIEEKIHKRNSVRLVIRKVQYAPEKPGPQPMVETTRSFLMSDRSLHLEASLDKELYYHGEPISVNVHVTNNSTKTVKRVKISVRQYADICLFSTAQYKCPVAQLEADDQVSSSSTFCKVYTLTPTLDKNREKRGLALDGKLKHEDTNLASSTIVKDVTNKEVLGILVSYRVKVKLVVSRGGDVSVELPFILMHPKPVEPPLSRPQSAVPEMDPPIDTNLIEFDTNSISQDDDFVFEDFARLRLKGVVDDKDEDC